CGTTTTCGCCCTTGCCGGACTGATCTTCGTCACCAGCGCCAATACGGCCAAGGGCACCGATATCCGTACCGATTCCTCCCTGCTGAAACTCTCCGACCTGATCCAGCAGCGCAGCGAGCACAACGCGGAGCTCGACGAGTCGACCGCCGTGGTGCGCACGGACATCGACGCCCTGGCCCGGCGTGACGACGGGAGCACCGAGGCGGAGGACGCCGAACTCGACGCGCTGGAGAAGGCGGCGGGCACCACGAAGCTCACCGGCGCGGCCCTGACCGTCACCCTGAACGACGCCCCGCCGGACGCCACCGCCAACCCGGGCTATCCCGAGCCGCAGCCCAACGACCTGGTCATCCACCAGCAGGACCTCCAGGCCGTCGTCAACGCGCTCTGGGAGGGCGGGGCCGAGGGGATCAGGGTGATGGACCAGCGGCTGATCTCCACCAGCGCGGTGCGCTGCGTCGGCAACACCCTGATCCTGCAGGGCCGGGTCTACTCCCCGCCGTACCGGATCACGGCGGTCGGCGACCGGGGCGACCTCAGGAAGGCCCTGGAGGACTCCACGGCGATCCAGAACTACCAGCTGTACGTGAAGGCCTACGGGCTGGGCTGGCGGGTCGACGAGGACGACAAGGTGACGCTGCCCGGTTACTCGGGGCCGGTCGACCTGCATTACGCCCAGCCTGTGGAGTGACCCGTATCCCGCCGCCGAATCCGTCCCGCCCTCTAGTCTGGTCCCGTACCGAATAGGAGGGACAGCATGTACGGCTGGATCTGGCGGCATCTGCCGGGCAACACGTGGGTGCGGGGCGTGATCTCGCTCGTGCTGGTCCTGGCGGTCGTCTACGCGCTGTTCCAGTACGTCTTCCCCTGGGCGGAGCCGCTGCTCCCGTTCGGTGACGTGACGGTGGACGGCCAGGGAAGCAGTGGAGCGGGGAACAGCCGGTGAGCGCACGCATTCTCGTCGTCGACAACTACGACAGCTTCGTCTTCAACCTCGTCCAGTACCTCTACCAGCTCGGTGCCGAGTGCGAGGTGGTGCGCAACGACGAGGTGACCACCGCGCACGCCGGGGACGGCTTCGACGGCGTCCTGCTGTCGCCCGGCCCGGGGACACCCGAGCAGGCCGGCGTCTGCGTCGAGATGGTGCACCACTGCGCGGACGCCGGCATCCCGGTCTTCGGGGTCTGCCTGGGCATGCAGTCGATGGCCGTCGCCTACGGCGGCGTGGTGGGCCGCGCCCCCGAGCTGCTGCACGGCAAGACCTCGCCCGTCTTCCACGAGGGCGAGGGGGTCTTCGCCGGTCTGCCGTCGCCCTTCACCGCGACGCGCTACCACTCGCTCGCCGCCGAGCCCGACACCGTCCCCGGGGTGCTGGAGGTCACGGCGCGTACCGCCGACGGCATCATCATGGGCCTGCGTCACCGCGAACGGGCGGTGGAGGGGGTGCAGTTCCACCCCGAGTCGGTCCTCACCGAGCACGGGCACCTGATGCTGGCCAACTGGCTGGAGCGGTGCGGTGACACGGGAGCCGTCGCCAGATCGGCGGGCCTGGCCCCGGTGGTGGGCAAGGCCGCCGCGTGACAGCGGGCCGCCCCGGACCGGGCGCCGGGCCGGACGGCCCGTACGCACCGGGAGCGTACGGGTCCGACGGTACGTTCGAGGCGGCGGTGGACCAGCTCGCGGACCCGTTGAACGACCCGCTGCCGGGCGGGCACTCCTCGCCCTGGTTCCGGGCGGAGGCGCCCGTGGAAGGCGCCCAGGTGCCGCAGGGGCACCGGGCCGGAGCCCCCCAGCAGCACCCGCCGCGGCCCCGGCCGCAGGAGACGACCGAGGAGTGGTACGACCCGGAGGGCTACCGCCGCGACTGGCACACGGCCCCCGCCGCCCCCGGACCGGCCGTCGGCGGCCCTGGCCCGGCCGTCGGGGGTGCGCCGGGCACCGGCGCGCCCGGCGGGGGCGTCGCACCCGACGAGACGGTCGCCCTGCGGACGGCCGACACCCGGCGCGCCGTCCCGCCCGCCAGGGCATCGGCCGCTCCGGCCGCCCAGGACGACACCCTGGTGGCCCCGGCCGTCCCGGCCGCCCCGGACCCCCTCCCGGAGGACCGGGAGCCGCTGCCGACGGGCGGGCGGGCCGAGCGCCGCAGGGCCGCGGCCGCCAAGGGGCGCGGCAGACGGCGCCAGGAGCCTCCCGGGGCGGAGGGAGGGGGCACGGCGGCGCCGGGCGGGGCCCCCGTGCCGATGACGAGGCTGGAGGCCCGCAGGGCGGCCCGTGCGGCCAAGGACAGCCCGGCGGTCGTGGCCAGCCGGGTCGTCGGGGAGGTGTTCATCACCTTCGGTGTGCTGATGCTGCTCTTCGTCACCTACCAGCTGTGGTGGACCAACATCCGCGCCGACCAGATAGCGGGCCGGGAGACCCACCGGATCCAGGACCAGTGGGCGAAGTCGAAGGGCGACCGCAGTCCCGGTGCCTTCGAGCCGGGGCAGGGCTTCGCCATCATGCACATCCCGAAGCTGGACGTCGTCGCGCCGATCGCCGAGGGCATCGACAAGGAGAAGGTCCTCGACCGCGGCATGATCGGCCACTACGCCGAGGGGTCGCTGAAGACCGCGATGCCGTCGGACCGGAAGGGCAACTTCGCGGTGGCGGGCCACCGCAACACCCACGGCGAACCCTTCCGCTACATCAACAAGCTGAAGCCGGGCGACCCGATCGTCGTGGAGACCCAGGACGCCTACTACACGTACGAGATGGCGAACATCCTTCCCCAGACCTCGCCTTCGAACGTCTCGGTGATCGACGAGGTGCCGCGGGGTTCCGGCTTCACCGGTCCGGGCAGGTACATCACGCTGACCACGTGCACCCCGGAATTCACGAGTACGTACCGAATGATCGTGTGGGGCAAGATGGTCGACGAACGGCCGCGCAGCAAGGGGAAGCCTGACGCGCTCGTCGGCTGACGCGGGCTGGACGACATCAGGACAGGGGCGGGTGCGGTGGCAGCGAGGACCGGGCGGGAAGAGCGCGTCGACGAGCCGGCGCCTCCACCGGCGCGCCGCCGCGGCCGCCCCGTCGTCGCGACGGCGGTCAGCCTCTTCGGCGAACTCCTGATCACCGCGGGCCTGGTGCTGGGCCTCTTCGTCGTCTACTCGCTGTGGTGGACCAACGTGCTCGCCGACCGCGAGGCCGGCAAACAGGGCGCCACGGTACGCGACCACTGGGCCGAGGGCCGGGGGCCCGGCGAGCTGGACACCAAGGACGGCATCGGCTTCCTGCACGTACCGGCCATGGAGAACGGCGAGGTGCTGGTCAAGAAGGGCACCGACACCGGGACCCTGAACAACGGCATCGCCGGTTACTACACGGACCCGGTGAAGTCGGCGCTCCCCTGGGACGAGAAGGGCAACTTCACGCTCGCCGCGCACCGGGACGGGCACGGCGCGAAGTTCCACAACATCGACAAGGTCAAGAAGGGCGACGCGATCGTCTTCGAGACCAAGGACACCTGGTACGTCTACAAGGTCTACGCGGACCTCCCCCGGACGTCGAAGTACAACGTGGACGCGATCGCGCCGGTGCCGAAGGAGTCGGGCGTGAAGAAGCCCGGCCGCTACATCACGCTGACGACGTGCACACCCGTCTACACCTCGGAGTACCGGTACATCGTGTGGGGCGAGCTGGTCCGCACGGAGAGGGTCGACGCGGACCGCACCGTGCCGACTGAGCTGCGCTGAGAGCCGTCCCACCGTGCCGGCCCGACGGGCAGCGCGTCCCGGCATCAGGATCGCGGGTGCGTTTCCCCCGACATATTCCTTATCGGGTTGATTGATCGGAGATCGATAATTTCATGGCGCATTCCGAGGTGTGGTGCTTCGGATTGCGTGCAAACTTCATTGACCTTGTTGCCGGGGGCGTGGCAAGATCAAAAAAGTTGAAATCGAGTGGATCTCCGAAGGAATAATAATGCTTCTGAAACGTGTCGTTTCCGTACTGGTTTCTGTTTTTGCGCTGGGCTCATTCGGCCTCATGGCTGCTCCGGCTGCTTCGGCGGCCGGGTACGGGTGTTCCGGAAACCAGATCAACACTTATCCCGTGAAGACCAGCAGTGGCACCCTCTACGGGAACATTTATGTTTACTACGATTCTTCCACCGGGCGCAACTGCGCGGTCACGGTGAAGAATTCAACCGGTGGGTACGGATCGACCAGCTGGACGAGCGTGACGCTCGCGGTCTGCAAGACGAGCACGGCCGGGTCGCCCTGCTACACGGACGGGCAGCCCACCGTGACGGACGGCGGGTACTACAAGCAGTACGCCGGTCCGGTCAGCGTGAGCGCCGCGGGCAAGTGCATCAAGCTCTTCGGCCAGATCTCCGCCGACACCCCGATCGCCACCGGTCAGAGCCCGAGCTACGGCGTCCACTGCGGATAAGCCGGCCGGCGACGCGGAGCACCGGCGCCGCCCCCGGCCGTGAGCCGTGAGGCCGCCCTTCCGGCCCCGGGTGGCACCGCACGGCGCGGGGCGGGTGTCCGAGCCGTCCGCCGGGGATCCGCACCGCATGGGATGAGGTGCGGGTCCCCGGCGCCCGGGGACCGCGAGGCCGCATCGCGCGGTTCCCGGGGCCCGCTTCCCCCTCCGCGAACTCTGGACGGGAGGAGGAAGCCGGTTCACGTTCCCGCCCCCGTCCGTGCTTTCGGTGCCCTTACCGCTCCAGCACCTGTCCGGCGGCCTTCACCTTGCGGTCCAGTTCCGCCTTCACGCGTGACAGGGCTGCCGCGTTCTCCGCGACAGCTTTTTCCTGGAGGGCGAAGTCCACCGCGTACCAGACTCCGACCACGTTGTTCTCGTGCCGGCATTCCGCGTCCGCTTTCGCCACCTCCAGCTCACGGGTGCCGGGGAGCGGGGAATTTTTCCATTCCGGGTCGCCACCGGCGGCCAGAGGGTCCCTGTAGACGTGCCCCGCGGCTTTCATGCACCGTGACCAGGCGGCGAACACCTCTCTGGTCCGTCCGTCCTCCTGTGACCGCACCAGGGTCTCCATCTTCACGTCGACGGCGATCTGCGGATCGTACAGATCACCGTCCGCGCTCCCGGTCAACTTCTTCACGGCCTCGCCCATGCACCCGTGGTACGGCACGGTCTTTCCGTTGACCACCTGGCCGCCCGGACCGAATGCCTTCTCGGGGTCGGATGTGCCGCGGCCGGCGGTCACCATGTCAGGGCTGGTTTTTCGGGCGGTCCCGGGGGCGGGCGGGTCTGCCGGGAACCCTCCCTCCGGGTGGTAGCCCCATTTCGCCATCAGCTGGGCGTTCTGGTGGCCGTACCGGCCGTCGGTCCGTGTTTTCGGGGCGTCGCTGTCACGTGGTGCCGGGGGATCCATCACAGGCTTGTGGTCGAACCCGAACCGTGCCATGCAGAGGGAGACCGACTTCGTGTACGCCTTGTTTATGAGAGAAAGCTGGTCCGGGTTCACCAGATAGGTGTCGAGCGGCAGCGGTCTGTCGTTGGCTGAATCGATCACCGGTACGACCGGTGCGGAGGCCGGGCCGGGCGAACCGTTTTCCGTCGCCTCGCCGTCGGCAGGCTGGTGTTCTCCGCCCGCACGTGTGCAACCGATCAGCAGCAGCGGCAGGGCGATCACGCAGACAGCTGTCCTGAAGTGAGGAGGATGCACCTGAATCTTTTCTTCCGTGGACGGCTCGGTAAAAGGTGACGGGGATTTCCCGTGATCGGTGGCGGACCGCCGCCGCACGTCCGCCAGGGATGACGGGCAGGCCCTCGGGGGATGCGCCGTGGCGGTCCCGGCCGACGGGACGCGGACAGGACCGCCACGGGAACACATGGGTGTCAGCCCACCTGGGAGGCGCCGAGCTTGCCCGATGCGTTGTCGTTCTTCAACGGCTCGGAAAGGTTGATCAAATGCCCCGGTGCGACCGTGATGCAGGCGACGCTGCAGTCGTAGTTGCTGTTGTAGTAGAGGTAGAAGTTCCGCGGAGTTCCACGGTTGTCCACCGCTCCGGCGTTGTTCTTCACCGATATGCCGGCGCCAGAACTTCCATTGGCGCCCGCCTTGAAGTAGCGGCCCGAGTAGTCAGGGATGTTTCCACTCTGCGCGAAGTATGCTCCGTATCCGTAGGAACTGGAGTTGTAGTAGAGGCATACCTCGTCGAAAAGGCAGTCGTAGGCGGGTGCCGCAGATGCCGTACCGGCTGCCCCTACGACTGCGGCAAAAGCCACGAAACCAGCGGCAACGGTTTTTCTCGCACGCATTTATTTTTCTCCCTGGTGCTCTGATCCATGGGGAAACTCTGACTTCGAGGAGCGTACTACGGGAAGTTGATCATGGGTAGATGCCGACTTCCGGTAGGAATTATTTTTACTTGAGCGTGCCTTACGGGTGTAAATTGCCTCATAGAGCTCGTAACGCGATCTTCGAAACGTGCTGGTCGGCCGTGACCGGTGTGAGGATTCGGGCGTTCGTGACGGTGCGGGTACGCGGCCGCGGGTCGTGGACGACGACGTGTGGGCGCTGATCGAGCCTCTCCCGCCGTCCTGGCCGGAGCGGTCTTTGAGGCCGGTGCCGGACCGGCTCTTGTCACGACGCGAGATCGTGGACCCGGACCCGCAGACACCGTCTTCTGAGCCTGTCCGGGAGAGGGAGGGTGTGCCGGCCGGCCGATTCCCGCGGGTACATCCCACTCGACGTCGGCGTAGGCGGACCACAGCGGCCGGGATTCCGCATGCGGGAGCGCCGCGCAGATGATGGCGGCAGAGCCGCGGTGGCGCCTTTGGCGAACGTGCCCGGGACAGCGACGAGGGCTCCGGCCCACCTCACGGTGGGCCGGAGCCCTCGTCGTCATCGCGTGCGGGGCCGGTCAGTCTCCGCTGCCACCGAAGAGACCGCCGAAGTCGCCTCCGCCTTCGCCTCCGCCACCGACGGTGATCAGGGTGACCGTGCTGCCCTTGTCGGCCGGGGTGTCGACACCGGGATTGCTGCCCATCACCTTGCCCTGGTCGGACGAGCCGGGCTGGAGCGCCACCACGAAGCCCAGAGCTTCGAGCTGGGCCTTCGCCTCCCCGTAGTTCTTCCCGCGGATGTCACCGGGGATCGTCACCTTCTCCGGCTCGGCCGGCCCCTTGGAGATGTCCAGGACGATCTGGGTGTCCTTGGCCTGCTTGCTCGGACCTTGGGGGGTCTGGCCGACGACGGTGTCCTTCGGCTGGTCGGAGTCGACGTACCGCTGGGAGATGTTGGTGAAGCCGATACCCCGGAGCTGCGCCTCCGCCTCCGCGTAGGACCGGTTCAGGACCGGGAGATCGAGCAGGGCCTCCTTGGCGACCGTGATCGTGATCTCGGACTCCTTCTTCGCCTTGGAGCCGCCCTCGGGGTCCTGCTTGGTGACCGTGCCCGGGGTCGCGTCGGACTCCACCGAGGTGACGTTCACCGTGAAGCCCTTGTCCTCCAGCTCCTTGCGGGCGGTCTCCTC
This DNA window, taken from Streptomyces nitrosporeus, encodes the following:
- a CDS encoding DUF881 domain-containing protein, coding for MSRWPVQTLTAAVFALAGLIFVTSANTAKGTDIRTDSSLLKLSDLIQQRSEHNAELDESTAVVRTDIDALARRDDGSTEAEDAELDALEKAAGTTKLTGAALTVTLNDAPPDATANPGYPEPQPNDLVIHQQDLQAVVNALWEGGAEGIRVMDQRLISTSAVRCVGNTLILQGRVYSPPYRITAVGDRGDLRKALEDSTAIQNYQLYVKAYGLGWRVDEDDKVTLPGYSGPVDLHYAQPVE
- a CDS encoding aminodeoxychorismate/anthranilate synthase component II; the protein is MSARILVVDNYDSFVFNLVQYLYQLGAECEVVRNDEVTTAHAGDGFDGVLLSPGPGTPEQAGVCVEMVHHCADAGIPVFGVCLGMQSMAVAYGGVVGRAPELLHGKTSPVFHEGEGVFAGLPSPFTATRYHSLAAEPDTVPGVLEVTARTADGIIMGLRHRERAVEGVQFHPESVLTEHGHLMLANWLERCGDTGAVARSAGLAPVVGKAAA
- a CDS encoding class E sortase, with translation MTAGRPGPGAGPDGPYAPGAYGSDGTFEAAVDQLADPLNDPLPGGHSSPWFRAEAPVEGAQVPQGHRAGAPQQHPPRPRPQETTEEWYDPEGYRRDWHTAPAAPGPAVGGPGPAVGGAPGTGAPGGGVAPDETVALRTADTRRAVPPARASAAPAAQDDTLVAPAVPAAPDPLPEDREPLPTGGRAERRRAAAAKGRGRRRQEPPGAEGGGTAAPGGAPVPMTRLEARRAARAAKDSPAVVASRVVGEVFITFGVLMLLFVTYQLWWTNIRADQIAGRETHRIQDQWAKSKGDRSPGAFEPGQGFAIMHIPKLDVVAPIAEGIDKEKVLDRGMIGHYAEGSLKTAMPSDRKGNFAVAGHRNTHGEPFRYINKLKPGDPIVVETQDAYYTYEMANILPQTSPSNVSVIDEVPRGSGFTGPGRYITLTTCTPEFTSTYRMIVWGKMVDERPRSKGKPDALVG
- a CDS encoding class E sortase, yielding MAARTGREERVDEPAPPPARRRGRPVVATAVSLFGELLITAGLVLGLFVVYSLWWTNVLADREAGKQGATVRDHWAEGRGPGELDTKDGIGFLHVPAMENGEVLVKKGTDTGTLNNGIAGYYTDPVKSALPWDEKGNFTLAAHRDGHGAKFHNIDKVKKGDAIVFETKDTWYVYKVYADLPRTSKYNVDAIAPVPKESGVKKPGRYITLTTCTPVYTSEYRYIVWGELVRTERVDADRTVPTELR